In a genomic window of Tissierella sp. Yu-01:
- the ylxM gene encoding YlxM family DNA-binding protein, translating into MEKLVEVGILFDFYGKLLSEKQYQAIELYYIYDLSLAEIGEEMQITRQGVFDTLKRSEQKLYHYEETLGLIKKFVKSKEAIREILTISKELQEYGQNNKLDIVCNKAHEIEKIGIEILD; encoded by the coding sequence ATGGAGAAGTTAGTTGAAGTAGGAATACTATTTGATTTTTATGGTAAACTCTTAAGTGAAAAACAATATCAGGCAATTGAGTTGTATTATATTTATGATTTATCCCTAGCTGAAATAGGCGAAGAGATGCAGATAACAAGGCAGGGGGTTTTTGATACACTAAAAAGATCTGAGCAAAAATTGTACCACTATGAAGAGACTCTTGGTTTAATAAAGAAATTTGTAAAAAGCAAAGAAGCTATAAGAGAAATACTTACTATCTCTAAAGAACTACAAGAATATGGTCAAAACAATAAGTTGGACATTGTTTGTAATAAAGCCCATGAGATAGAAAAGATAGGTATTGAAATATTGGACTAG